One Allobranchiibius huperziae genomic window carries:
- a CDS encoding DUF6668 family protein, giving the protein MSAPSLSRGRKDPAPVNPFLPAAPPPEPVQEAMPVDELLGEDLAATGPARPLGIQAPVGASLPRTFAGPEARTYMVGLHGGAGVTTLTQLLGEQVAVDAGTKVPLGGTPKVLLVARTHAAGLAAVQRAGQVWAAGQLSDVELLGLVLVDDGPRIGKAQLSACRQVMQILPRTWRIGWVESWRTQTTPEISAAPLRVRRTVNQLRAIGAPRTVNSTTNEGNPS; this is encoded by the coding sequence GTGAGCGCCCCATCGCTATCGCGCGGCCGCAAAGACCCGGCCCCGGTCAACCCGTTCCTGCCCGCGGCACCACCGCCCGAGCCGGTGCAGGAGGCCATGCCGGTCGATGAGCTGCTGGGGGAGGACCTGGCGGCTACCGGCCCGGCTCGCCCATTGGGGATTCAGGCACCCGTGGGGGCCTCGTTGCCGCGCACGTTCGCCGGCCCCGAGGCCCGCACGTACATGGTGGGTCTGCACGGCGGCGCCGGTGTCACCACCCTCACGCAGCTGCTCGGGGAGCAGGTCGCGGTCGATGCCGGAACGAAGGTCCCGCTCGGTGGCACCCCGAAGGTGCTGCTCGTCGCGCGCACCCACGCCGCCGGCCTTGCCGCGGTGCAACGCGCCGGACAGGTCTGGGCCGCAGGGCAGCTCTCTGATGTCGAGCTGCTGGGCCTGGTCCTGGTCGACGACGGACCCCGCATCGGCAAAGCCCAGCTGTCCGCGTGCCGTCAGGTGATGCAGATCCTTCCCCGGACCTGGCGGATCGGGTGGGTCGAATCCTGGCGCACCCAGACCACCCCGGAGATCTCGGCCGCCCCGTTGCGGGTGCGCCGCACCGTTAACCAGCTGCGCGCGATCGGCGCACCTCGAACCGTCAACAGCACCACCAACGAAGGGAACCCGTCATGA